In a genomic window of Gossypium arboreum isolate Shixiya-1 chromosome 9, ASM2569848v2, whole genome shotgun sequence:
- the LOC108454706 gene encoding exosome complex component RRP45B isoform X1 — MVIYREDGSSEVQLGQTRVMGMVTAQLVQPYRDRPKEGILSIFTEFSPMADPSFEPGRPGELAVELGRIIDRGLRESRAVDTESLCILAGKFVWAIRIDLHILDNGGPECSLGGEDGQEVIVHPPEIREPLPLTVHHLPIAISFGFFSNESILVIDPTHNEEAVMGGRMTTTVNANGDICAIQKSGGEGVRQRVIMQCLQLATSKAASITKQIKDAVEVFNTERALRKVKRHPTSTGVDVREKQN, encoded by the exons ATGGTGATTTACAGAGAGGATGGGTCATCAGAGGTGCAGCTAGGCCAGACTCGTGTTATGGGAATGGTTACTGCTCAATTGGTTCAGCCTTATAGAGACCGGCCTAAGGAAGGGATTCTTTCAATCTTCACAGAATTTTCTCCAATGGCTGATCCTTCATTCGAGCCAGGCCGTCCTGGAGAATTGGCTGTGGAGTTGGGACGTATTATTGATCGTGGTCTAAG GGAAAGCAGGGCTGTGGATACTGAATCACTATGTATTCTAGCTGGCAAGTTTGTCTGGGCTATTCGGATTGATCTCCACATTCTGGATAATGGAGG GCCTGAGTGCTCATTAGGAGGAGAAGATGGTCAGGAAGTAATAGTACATCCACCTGAG ATAAGGGAGCCTCTTCCTTTGACGGTGCATCATCTTCCAATTGCAATATCCTTTGGATTTTTCAGTAATGAGAGCATCCTA GTAATAGATCCGACTCACAACGAGGAAGCTGTTATGGGTGGAAGAATGACTACAACAGTTAATGCAAATGGTGATATTTGTGCAATTCAAAAAAGTGGTGGAGAAGGTGTCCGTCAAAGAGTTATCATGCAATGCTTGCAACTTGCTACGTCAAAGGCTGCCAGTATAACAAAGCAAATAAAAGATGCA GTTGAGGTCTTCAACACGGAAAGAGCATTACGAAAGGTCAAGCGCCACCCTACATCTACCGGCGTTGATGTTAGAGAGAAACAAAACTAG
- the LOC108454706 gene encoding exosome complex component RRP45B isoform X2: MEGRLANSWRLTVNDKNFIKTALLSEIRIDGRKPFEYRKISIKFGRQDGSSEVQLGQTRVMGMVTAQLVQPYRDRPKEGILSIFTEFSPMADPSFEPGRPGELAVELGRIIDRGLRESRAVDTESLCILAGKFVWAIRIDLHILDNGGNLVDAANIAALASLLTFRRPECSLGGEDGQEVIVHPPEIREPLPLTVHHLPIAISFGFFSNESILVIDPTHNEEAVMGGRMTTTVNANGDICAIQKSGGEGVRQRVIMQCLQLATSKAASITKQIKDAVEVFNTERALRKVKRHPTSTGVDVREKQN, translated from the exons ATGGAGGGTAGATTGGCGAATTCTTGGCGATTGACAGTGAACGACAAGAATTTCATCAAAACTGCGTTGCTTTCTGAAATTCGAATCGATGGTCGAAAGCCCTTTGAATACCGTAAGATTTCAATCAAGTTTGGCAGGCAA GATGGGTCATCAGAGGTGCAGCTAGGCCAGACTCGTGTTATGGGAATGGTTACTGCTCAATTGGTTCAGCCTTATAGAGACCGGCCTAAGGAAGGGATTCTTTCAATCTTCACAGAATTTTCTCCAATGGCTGATCCTTCATTCGAGCCAGGCCGTCCTGGAGAATTGGCTGTGGAGTTGGGACGTATTATTGATCGTGGTCTAAG GGAAAGCAGGGCTGTGGATACTGAATCACTATGTATTCTAGCTGGCAAGTTTGTCTGGGCTATTCGGATTGATCTCCACATTCTGGATAATGGAGG AAACCTTGTTGATGCTGCTAATATTGCTGCTTTGGCTTCTCTACTGACATTCCGGAGGCCTGAGTGCTCATTAGGAGGAGAAGATGGTCAGGAAGTAATAGTACATCCACCTGAG ATAAGGGAGCCTCTTCCTTTGACGGTGCATCATCTTCCAATTGCAATATCCTTTGGATTTTTCAGTAATGAGAGCATCCTA GTAATAGATCCGACTCACAACGAGGAAGCTGTTATGGGTGGAAGAATGACTACAACAGTTAATGCAAATGGTGATATTTGTGCAATTCAAAAAAGTGGTGGAGAAGGTGTCCGTCAAAGAGTTATCATGCAATGCTTGCAACTTGCTACGTCAAAGGCTGCCAGTATAACAAAGCAAATAAAAGATGCA GTTGAGGTCTTCAACACGGAAAGAGCATTACGAAAGGTCAAGCGCCACCCTACATCTACCGGCGTTGATGTTAGAGAGAAACAAAACTAG